CGGTAAATTTCTAAATAAATATCCAGATACAGATTGGGAAAAAATTATGAAAATGAGAGATGTAATCTCCCATCATTATGAAGGTCTTGACCACGAAATAATTTTTAATATCTGTAAAAACAAAATACCCGAATTAAAACAATCTGTCGAATTTATACTGAAACTACGAAACGGCGTATAACAGCGAGGAAACGCTGCGCTTCGGCACTACGGCCTCGCTTGGGCTGCGCCACATTCCTCTCCGTCACGCTTCTCGCTACGCAAGAAGCGCGCCGACGCTAACGCCTCTGCGAGGCTCAGCTACGAGGAACGTCGTCTCCCCTAGTTCGTTATGTGCAATTGCTAAAATAAATTCATGAAATTAAATAATAAATTAGAAACAGCAATTCATTTCCTATGGTTTTGTAAAATCGACTTAGAAAATGTTAAAGTTCTAAAAACTCAAGAATATAGTAGAAAGCATATAAGCTTCCCAAAACTAAAAAAAAATTCAAATATCGACTCAACTGACTATGAGATCTCTGATAGATTTCATTTTCCGTTGATTGGTTCAAATGATATACTGTTATTTAGACTAATATACGAAAGTTTAGAAAAACTTTTTAAAGCAACAATTATAGTTCAAAATTACCTGGAGAAAAGAGAAAAATTAGAAATAAAATCTGACCATTCATTAAGTGAATTATGGAATAATATTCCAAACGTATTAGAATTTAAAATAGAGAATGAACCTGTTTTCATCCATTTCAAAAAACTCTTTGATGATATATTATTAATGGAAAATTTCTTCACTCTTGATTATAATTTATTAAGATATGGATTAAATAAAAGCAATGAAGTTTCAAAAATTTTCAATTTCCAAATTTCCAATAAAGACCTTGAATTATTTTTAAATAAAATTGATACTTTAAGCACACTAATTGGAAGCGGAATCTATAGCTCTGAATTTTCTATCGGAAAGGAACCAACTGGAGAAAAATTTCCGAGAGTGATAATAAAAAATTCTGATGGGAATTCTATAAATAGAAAAAAAGCAGATTTTGTATTCGAAATAACAAATGAAAAGCGCAACTGCACATAACAGCGACTTAACGCTTCGCTTCGGCACAAGGCCTCGCTCGGTCTGCGACACATAGGCTTCTGGCACTCCCCTTGCTTACGCAAGTGTCGTTCCAGTCCCTAACGTCCCGTTCGGGACTAAGGGCCAGCCTACGTCGTTAAGGCTAGTTCGTTATACGTCATTTTTTAAAATTCAAATTAGAAGAGAAAATATGAGACCGAAGAATATTTTTTATAAAGTTTCCATCGATTTATTTTTATTTTTCTTAATTTATCAATGTAAGTTAGATAATCGTCAAACTACAATTGAAAAGGATTTATCAAAGGTAAATTACCAGATTTCCAATGCTATACTATTGAATGAAGATTGGACAACATACGGCAAACTCTATTCCTATGGTCATGGGATTGAATTTGATGGAAAAGGAAAATTTAAATATGAATTTCATGGTGAAGGAGGATGTGAATCTAATTTTAATGGAACTTATTTTATCGAATCAAATACCTTATTCATGAATCCTGATCTTAAGAATTCATGTTTGGAAAATAAAAATCGACCTCCAAAAAAGATTAGCTGTTCTATTGAATCAAATCCGAAAGATCCTTTCTATGAAGCATTTTTAAATTGTGGTAAGTATTCCTTCTATGGTCCATTTCTAAAAAAACCTGGAGAAAACATAAATCTCTTTGGAAATGATGCAATTATTATCTTACCAAAAAAAGTATTCAGTAAGACAAACATAAAAGTAAGAGAAAATCCATCTACAAATGCAAAATTCTACGAATGTAACTCCAGATCTGAGAAAAACTTTACCAATCCTTACTTACCAAAAGGGAGAGAGCTCAAACTTTTAGCGAGAACGCTAAATAAAGAGGTAATAAATGGTATCGAGGATTATTGGTATTTCGCGAAAGAAGATTTTGATTGGTATGAATCATGTATAGTCACTAACAAGAATACTTCTATGGTCTGGGTATTCGGCGGATTTGTAGAATAAAAAACGACGTATAACAGCGACTTAACGCTACGCTTCGGGACAAGCCCTCGCTCGGGCTACGCCACATTCCTCTTCTGTCACTCGCTTGCATACGCAAGCTACGTGCCAGTCCCTAACGTCCCGTTCGGGACTCAGGGTCGAGGAACGTCGTTAAGTCTAGTTCGTTATGCGCAATGGCTTAAAGATAGAGGAGGAAGATGAAACCTGAAGAAATAATTAATACATTACTAAAAATAGCAGAACTAAAGAAAATAAATGAATTAAAAGATACACCAAAAGGTGAACCTTACAAAAGAATGGTTCTCAATTCCAAAGAATTAGTAATTTGTTTTGATGGTATAGATAATTATAATCAATACCATCAATCAATTAGATCTCTCTTTAATTTAAACAACCAAATTACCCAATATTTTACAATTCAGGAATTTGAAGAATTTTTCCATGCCTATTTTAAAGAATTGATTATTAGTAAAGAATTAGCGACGAAACAATCATTTAATCAATTTATTGCTAAAATAAATGGCTTACCAATTAAAAAATCAATTATCTTTCGAAGTATATATGGAATTGAATTAAAGGAAAATAGAAAACCATATAAATTAGGTCCATTTACTATATACAATTATGAAAAGCACCGGCATCTTATTGAAAAACTAACAAATTTACATCCTATTTCTCTATGGGGATTTAATAGAGAATTTCGCAATTTAATCTCAATTGAAGTAGAGACGAAAGGAAAAACAAAAGTTAGCGAATTAGCAGATGAATTATTTAATAAATTTGAAACATTCATAGCATTCTTAATTGGACACTATCTAGAGGATCAGAGAGTATCTATTTTAGAACCAAAAGGAGCCTATAACGATTATTCTATAATAATAAGTGATGACTCTGTAACAACACCATCTCATTTAAAAGGGCCATACAAACCTATTCCAATAGATGATAAATATTTTACAGATCCTAAATTAGGAACAAAATCCTTATGGGAATTGCTTCAGGAGGGTAATGGAACCAAATTTAAAAACAGAATTCTTTCTGCAATAGACTGGTTTGGAAAAGCATGTTTAGAAAAAAGTAAACAAAGTCGATTTCTCCTTTATATCATTTCTATAGAAGCATTGTTTACTTTTAGTGAGAAAACTTTAGTTTCCCCTTCAATCGCAAGTAACATTGCCGATGGAATCGCCTTCGTCCTTGGAAAGAACAAGGAAAGTAGACTATTTATTTCAAAAAGAGTATCTGCACTCTATGGCGTAAGATCCGCAATTGCTCACGGAGGAAATAAAATTGTAACCGATGAAGATTTAAATGAAGCATCATACATATCATTAGGAACTATCAGAGCATTCCTATCAAATAAAAAACTGATGGAAATTAAAGATTCCGAGCAACTAAATGAATACATTAAAAGTAAAAAATTTTCCTAATAAAAGCCAAAGCGCATAACAGCGTGGAAACGCTTCGCTTCGGCACGAGGCCTCGCTTGGGCTGCGCCACATTTCCCTTCTGTCACTCGTTTGCATCCGCAAACTCCGTGCCAGTCCCTAACGTCCCGCTTCCGGGACTCAGGGTCGGGAAACGTCGTCTCCACTAGTTCGTTATGCGCAAGAAATGCAAATGAAATGAGGACTCATGGAATTTAACGTTATAGGTGTTTATAGGATAAAAAATGTCGAAGATTCCCATTTAATCGAAATTGAAATTAGAAACTCTAAAATAGCATTAAATTTATCTAAAATTACACAACCAATAGAAAACTTAGATAAATTAAATTGGCAAGTTCCGTATAAAGAATATTTACTTGATGTTACTGGGAAAAACATTCTATCAAAAGAATGGGAAAATATCCAAGATGAAAAACTTATAGGATATTTTAGAATCGTATTCTTTTTTCATTTTATTGATATTGAAAAACCACTTTCAACTCAATATGGAGATTTCAAACTACCTCCAATTACAAATCTGCCAGAAAGATTAAAAGACATTCAATACACCAAACCAGATTGATATATATTTCAACGTTCAAAAACATATTTAAATAGTGAAAAACAATCAAATCGAATGAAAAATAAAAAAATTTCCATCATTATTCTTTTTCTAATGTTTAATTTCTCTTTCTGTCAAAACGAAAAAGAGCAACCTTTTGGAAAATCAAAGGATGCAAAGAAAAAAGAAAGGGAATGTGATCCTGTTCTAACCTTTTTTATTTGTGAATCTTACTGTATTAATACTCCAAATTATATAGAAAATTGCCAGACGGCAAAAGGCAGTTGCTACATTCAAAGAAATAATATTTGCACAGGTAGTAATAACATGTAATTGATATTCTCAATTACAAAAAATAGATGAGAATTAAACATTGGGAAAAAAAATTTTTAATTTCATCTAAAAAAGCATTTCCAGCGCATAACAGCATGTAAACGCTTCGCTTCGGCACAAGGCCTCGCTTGGTCTGCGACACATTCCCCTTCTGTCACTCGTTTGCTTCCGCAAACTCCGCGCCAGTCCCTAACGTCCCGCAGGGACTCAGGGTCGGGGAACGTCGTTTACACTAGTTCGTTATGCGACATTTATAAATTTAAAGGTAAAAAATGCACACAGAATTAGCGTTAAAAACAGTAATTTCGAAAAGTCCACAAATTCTAAATAAATTTCTAAATATTTTCACCGAAATTAAAGAAGAAATCAGAATAGCTTTCGGGGAAAATTTACACGCCTATTTCAAATTAAAATACGATTCATTTTCACAAGTTAAAACTATTTTGCACAGGCATGCACCTAAATTTTTCTATGATATTTATCAACCACAAACGGTTAGCTATGAGACTAAAAAAATTACAATCATCACATCCGACGAATTAAATCATATTGGAAAGTATCTAACAATTTTCGGTGGACCAGGTTCAGGCAAAACTACTCTTTTGAGACATCTATTTTTATCGTGTTTAATCACAATGGAAAAAATTCCACTCTTTATAGAAATCCGAAGACTAAATTCCGGAGAAACAAAACTTGAGGAATTAATAATCAATATTTTCAAGAATAATAAAATTATCGAAAGTGCGAGAATAATAAATAGATTATTGTCACAAGGAACCTTCCAAGTATTTTTGGATGGCTTTGACGAAATTACTCACTCTATCAGAGAAGAGTTTATATTCAATTTAAATGATTTTACAGAAAAATTTCCAGATGTTAACATAATACTTACTAGTAGACCGAGCCCCACCGCTGAACAAATTCAGAAATTCAAAAACGTAAAGATAAATAGTTTTAATCTAGAGGAAGCCCTTAGTTTCATAGATAAACAAGAACTAGATCCTGAACTAATACATAACATAAAAGAAGATATTAAGAAACAAAGATGGAAAGAGAGTAATAAATTTCTTTCAAATCCTTTATTATTATCTGCCTATATAATTACCTATAGAAATGACGCAACTATACCAGAGAAAAAAAGTATTTTCTACGAAAAAGTCATCAGCGCACTATTTTCAGAACACGATAGTTTTCATAAAGGTGGTTTTGTAAGAAAGCCATTTTCAAATCTATCTCAAAGTAATATAAAAAGCTTGCTTAGAGAAATCGCTTTTAGAAGTACATTGAAATCAAAATACTCCTTTGATTCTGTAGAATTTAGACAATACATAGAAGAAGTAATAAGTTCATTAAACTTCGAGGCAACATATGAGGAAGTAAAAGATGATTTAACAATTTCATACGGCATCATTATTGAAGATTCAGGAATTTTTCAATACTTACATCGTAGTCTACAAGATTATTTTGCCGTTCAAAAAATAGAAAAAATAAGTTCATCAAATAAAGAGAAAATCTATAAAAGAATAATTCAATTTTGTTATGGAACACACGAGGAGGAAATCGGTAATTTTCTAGAATTTCTTTCAGAAATGGATGAAATTTACTTCAAGAAAGATTTACTAATTCCACTTATAAATCTTTTTCTTTCAAGAATAGATGAATCCAATTTAGCCGCAAGCATAAGTTTAATATTCCATCATAGATTAAACATAACTAATTCATCAATGCAAACAGTAGAAGCAGTTGGTGTCTTTAAAAGTCACTTCCGACCTTTCTCAATTTTTAGACCATTTATCAGATTGTCATTAAATACTTGGTTTGAAATGAAAGAAAAAGATTTTCAGGAAATTAGAGAAGAATTCCTACAAAATACTCCTATTGGAGTTGCTGAAAATGAATACAGAATAGATTTGCATCAGCTTCAAATAGAAACTGTGAGTAAAATGCTAATTAAACTTAATCCGAATATTAACCAAGAATTAAATGAGAAAGTTAAAAAGTTAAAAGAATATTTATTTAATCTTGAATTAGAGATAAAGGATTACATTGAAAATGAAGCAAAAATAATTGATCAATTATAAACGTCGCATAACAGCGTGGAAACGCTGCGCTTCGGCACGAGGCCTCGCTTGGGCTGCGCCACATTCCTCTCCGTCACGCTTTATTGCGTTCGCAAAAAGCGCGCCGACGCTAACGCCTGCCCTGCAGGCTCAGCTACGAGGAACGTCGTCTCCACTAGTTCGTTATACGCAATAATCCAAAATATATGAATAACATAATAAAACTTTTAATATTATTCTCTCTTTTAGCAAATTGTTCATCATATCAAATTACTGAGAACAAAGGTATAAATCAGAAGGAAATTATTTGGATCTCTGCTTCGATAGGCTCAGATAATATACGAAATTATACACATCCAAATGACTCAGCAAATCTTTCTTTAAGAATTGCAAATCAGCTCAATAATTTAGATAATAAAAAGAATTATCAAGTTGCTTATAATAAAGATCAAAAATATTCAAATTTTCTTACGGATATTCAAATAAGGATACTTTCTTCAAAGACAGAAATTTCAGAGAAATCACTACTTCCAACTATCTTCACGGCTGGACTATTTTTGCTATTCGGCGGAGATTCTTTCGAAGATACCCTTTTTGCTAAAATTGAAATTTCTATCTACGACGAAAATATAAACAAAATAGAATCTAAATCTATGAATTTTTTACACAAAAAACAATACAACATTTATTCATATATTTTTCCCTTTATTAACTATCGAGTTATGAATTTATCGGATTACAACCCAAGGAACTCATTGGTTTTTTCCGATTTTATTTGCGATAATATTCTTACTTTAATTAAACATGAAAATTAAACTATTAATTCTACTTTCGCTAAATTTCTTTTCATGTTTGCTTCTAACAAAACAAATAGAAATAAACAATATAAATGAGAATAAACAACATGTAAATGTCATACTAAGTTTTGATTATGCTCACGAAATAAACGGTTCGCAAATAGAAATAACTTCAGAAGAAATCGAAGGAATATTTAGTTCGATAATTACCGGCCTAGAAAAAAATAATATTAAAACAGAAGGGAACGATTTCGAACAAATTATTGAAGTTAAAATAAGAATCAATGAAAGAAAAAATACTTATATCTCCAGAATTTCTGCATACACATATAGTTTGATACCTCACTACGTTTTAGTTGACTTAGAATACATATTAACGGTAAAAAATATAAATGGAGAAAAAATCAGATCTCATACATTCTTCTCAGAATCAAAAGGAATAAACTCCATAATTTTCTTTCCAATATCGCTTTTTTATAATCCAAAAAAAGCATTTTCCAATCATTTAATTGATGCTACTGACCTATTAGTAAATCAAAGGTAAAGTTGGATTACTGCGTATAACAGCATGGAAACGCTGCGCTTCGGCACAAGGCCTCGCTTGGGCTGCGCCACATTTCCCTTCTGTCACTCGTTTGCATCCGCAAACTCCGTGCCAGTCCCTAACGTCCCGTCCGGGACTCAGGGTCGGGAAACGTCGTCTCCACTAGTTCGTTAGGCGCAATTAGTTAAATGATTATATTAGACACAAATATCCTCTATGAATTATCTTACAAAGGTTCAATAGATAAACAAAGAATTATTACAAATTACTTGCGAACAGAGAATAAATTTACAAACTTGATTTCTTTCTTAGAATTGACTTTAGAATTTTCACCAATTGAATCGAGAAAAATAATAATTGATCATGATATTTCTGTAGTTACTCCGTTTCCAGAATCATCAGATTTAGATAAAAAATCTAATGAATATTTCAGGAAAATTGCAAGTTCTGAAGATAGTCTATTTGAATTTCAGAAAGCTTTAAAAGAAAAACTTGACGAACAATTCCAGAAATCATACCAAATTTTTACTCAAATCATGCTTTCTGTATTTAGTTATTCTGCTGTGTTTTCTCATATAAACAATCCAACTTTAATTGATGTAAAAAATTATGAACACATAAACATATTTATCAAAGATAACATTCCTAATTTAATTAAACCATTCATTGAAAATTTTTTTCTGAATACACGGTTAGAAAAAAGTAAATCGTTAAATTCATCATTAAACTCTATTACTTTGGCTTTTTCGATTTACCTAGACATTTTATTATTTTGCAATAAAAATCAAATAGATTACCTAGAATATTTAAAAGCAAATCCGGATATTATAAATTTAAATAAAGAATATATATTTTCAAAGAAGATTAAAAAATATACTAAAGAAAATCAAAAAAATATCAAAGATATGTATTCTCAGAAAAATTCCATTGCAGACATCTCATTAAATTATATTACAGATATAATTCTAGAATATATAACTAATAACAGGCAAATTAGAATGAACGATATTTTAGACGCAATGATTATCTCATCAATTAAAAACTATCGATTATTAACTTTTGATAATAAAATGCTCGATTTTCTAAGAAAGCACGATCAAAAATCATTTCAATTTTCAATTAAATTAAAAAAATTAACTAACTGCGCCTAACAGCATGGAAACGCTGCGCTTCGGCACGAGGCCTCGCTTGGGCTACGCCACATTTCCCTTCTGTCACTCGTTTGCATCCGCAAACTCCGTGCCAGTCCCTAACGTCCCGTCGGGACTCAGGGTCGGGAAACGTCGTCTCCACTAGTTCGTTAATTGCAATTGGTAAATTCTATTCAAAAAAACCAGCGCGCAATTTTTCTTAAAAAGTCAGAGTCCAACTTTGCTTAAATCAATAATAGATCCTTATATCGGTTTTATTACTTTGTTAAAGATTCGAGCGCTTTAAAGAAAAGAATAAGAATTAAGAGGTTTATTTCTCTCCAGTTCCTATTATTTTTTGCTCACGGTTTGCATGATGCAAAAACGATTATCGGGCTTTCAAGAACAAGAATAAGAAAGAAAATTTGCGCGCTGGGAATTCGCACACTTCGTATATTTCTCAAACACAATAGGAAACCAACTGCAATTAACTACCGCTAACCACTTCGCTTCGGGACTTCCGCCCTCGCTCGGCCTTCGGCACATAGGCTTTTGTCACTCCTCTTGCTTTCGCAAGCCTCGTGCCAATCCCTAACGCCTCCGCACGGAGGCTCAGGGTCAGCCTACGTCGGTTAGCTAGTTACGTTAGCCGACATTATCAAAATTTAATTTATTAAGGAAAAATATGAGTTTAAGCAAAATATATCAAGATTTAATGATTTCAAAGAACGATTTAGATAAAATAACATTTGAAGAACATAAACCTCAACAAAATCAAATGCGAATTTCAAATCTTTCAAATTTAAGGAGTGCATTCATTCGTTTACGAGAATTTGACAATGGTCTAAATTCAATAATTACAAACATTGAAAGTCAATACTCACATATAGTTATGTATTCGGAAAAATCTTTTGTTAGTTCGTTCAATTTAGGAACTGAATTTAGAAATGCAGTATTTAATTTAAAAAATGTCATCCAAACATCTATAATTCTACTTTCAAATTATGTTGAAACCTATGACGAACCAGAAAACCATTTTGTAATCAGTTATCCTGATAAAGTAAGTATAGAAGAATATATTGATCTTCTCACAAGATCAAAAAGAGCTTTTATTGAACTTCAAAAAGCAACAGAGCAAAATGCGGAATTAACAATCGATTCTGCAGAGAAAGGTTCGCTTCTCTTAATAATTTTTACAACAACGACACTGTCTGTAGTAATTGGAAGAGTAATGCAACTTGTAATCAGATGGAGAAAGGAAAAAAGAGAACAAGAAAGACATCTCAAACAAATGGAAAGATATCAACTTGAAACGGATAATGTAAAAAAACTAAGTGAAATATATATAGGCGCACAAGAGAAAATATTAACTAAACTATGCGAAGAATTTTTAACCGAATATAATACTTTGAAGCCAGAAAATTTAATTGCAATTAAACAATCAGTAAAGGATTTTGATGAGTTAATTGAAAGAAAAGTAAGAATTCTTCCACTACCGCAACCATCAAAAATTTCAGCAGAATTCCCTAGTGTTGAAGTATATGATAATCCCGACCTTATTGACTCAGTAAAACAAATTGTTGATTCAAAACCTGAAAATGAATAATTGATAACGTCGGCTAACAGCGACTTACCGCTACGCTTCGGCACAAGGCCTCGCTCGGCCTACGGCAAATTCCCTTTCTGTCACTCGTTTGCATCCGCAAACTCCGTGCCAGTCCCTAACGTCCCTTCGGGACTCAGGGTCAGGGAACTTCGGTAAGTCTAGTTCGTTATGCGCAAGAGACAAAATCTCTTCGAAAATAAGAAGAAAAGACTAAAAAAATGCATTTTTTAGAGAAAAGTAAAGATTGACATCTACGTAACTAGAATTCATCATTATACGTATAGGTGTTTCTGTATGAATACTAAACTTACACTATCTCTTGATGACAAAATAATAAAACAAGCAAAGGAATTTGCTAAGCAGAGAAATAAAAGTTTATCTAAACTGATAGAAGACTATCTAGGAGGAATTTCTTCAAAAATCCCATCTAATGAAGAGAATCTTCCACCTGTGACAAAAAAATTAGCAGGAATACTAAAAGGTAAAAAAGAAATTGATATTAAGAATGATATAGCTCTTTTTCTTGAAAAAAAATACAAATGATTCAGAATGTTTACCTAGATTCTGATGTTATTATCGACTATCTATATGCAAGAGAACCTTTCTTTCAAGAATCTGTAGAACTCATTTCACTAATAGAAAATAAAAAAATTAAGGGATATATTTCTTCACTAATTATTTGGAATATTTTCTATATTCTGGCAAAGTATACAAATGAGAAATCTGCTAGAGCATTAATTAAAGAATTCAAAACTATTATAGAAATAATTCCCATTGACGAAAAAATAATCGATCTTGCATTAAATTCTTCAATAAAGGATTTTGAAGATTCAATTCAATATTTTGCAGCAAAATCAAAAAAGATTAAATATATTATCACTAGAAATAAAAAAGATTATCCCAATGGAGAAATTAAACCCTTAAGTCCGAAAGAATTTCTTACAATTTTTAAAGAATAAGATTGGAAATCCTTTTTAGACTTGTCTCCAGCGCATAACAGCGTGGAAACGCTGCGCTTCGGCACGAGGCCTCGCTTGGGCTGCGCCACATTTCCCTTCTGTCACTCGTTTGCATACGCAAACTCCGTGCCAGTCCCTAACGTCCCGTTCGGGACTCAGGGTCGGGAAACGTCGTCTCCACTAGTTCGTTATGCGAACATTGCGGGGAAGAGTCGCCACATCCGTGTGGCGTTTTTAAGAATTACAAAAAATATACATTTGACATATATACAAATATTGTATATTCTGGAAAATTATGAATCAGACTGTTAACATCTCTTTCGAAAAGGCTCTTTTAAAAGAAATTGATAAAATTGCAAAAAGAGAACACAGATCCAGATCTGAATTAATCCGGGAAGCAGCGAGAGCTTACATTGAGAAAAAATCTAAATGGCAAGCTATCTTTGATTTCGGTGTTAAATCTTCTGAAAAATCGAATCTTACTGAAAATGATATTTTCGGAGAAATTAAAAATGTTAGAAGAAGTAAAAAAGCTTCTTAATGTTAAAAGTTCTATTAGATACAAATATTTATATTTCCGCAATTTTGTTTAATGGTAAACCCAAAGTTGTTTTACAAGATTTAATAGATGAGATTTTTATTGGATTTATCTCAAATGAAATTATCGATGAAATAGAAGAAACTTTATCAAAACCTAAATTCAAACTTCCAAATGATTTTATCCAGTTTACAATTTCCGAAATCAGAAGTTCCACCACAATTATCAAAAATAAACCACTGAAAGATTATCTGAATTTAAGAGACCGAGATGATTTTCACATTCTTGAAACTGCTTTTTCCGCAGATGTTGATTTTTTAATCACTGGTGATAAAGACCTTCTAACTTTAGAAAAAATAAAAGAATTCAGAATCATAACTCCAGACGAGTATTTGAGAATAAAAGAGGAACTAAGTTAAGATTGCGACATCCGTGTCGCTCCCCGCAACGTCGCATAACAGCGACTTACCGCTTCGCTTCGGCACAAGGCCTCGCTCGGCCTACGGCAAATTCCCCTTCTGGCATTCGCCTTGCGTTCGCAAGCTA
The sequence above is drawn from the Leptospira sp. WS4.C2 genome and encodes:
- a CDS encoding NACHT domain-containing NTPase; this translates as MHTELALKTVISKSPQILNKFLNIFTEIKEEIRIAFGENLHAYFKLKYDSFSQVKTILHRHAPKFFYDIYQPQTVSYETKKITIITSDELNHIGKYLTIFGGPGSGKTTLLRHLFLSCLITMEKIPLFIEIRRLNSGETKLEELIINIFKNNKIIESARIINRLLSQGTFQVFLDGFDEITHSIREEFIFNLNDFTEKFPDVNIILTSRPSPTAEQIQKFKNVKINSFNLEEALSFIDKQELDPELIHNIKEDIKKQRWKESNKFLSNPLLLSAYIITYRNDATIPEKKSIFYEKVISALFSEHDSFHKGGFVRKPFSNLSQSNIKSLLREIAFRSTLKSKYSFDSVEFRQYIEEVISSLNFEATYEEVKDDLTISYGIIIEDSGIFQYLHRSLQDYFAVQKIEKISSSNKEKIYKRIIQFCYGTHEEEIGNFLEFLSEMDEIYFKKDLLIPLINLFLSRIDESNLAASISLIFHHRLNITNSSMQTVEAVGVFKSHFRPFSIFRPFIRLSLNTWFEMKEKDFQEIREEFLQNTPIGVAENEYRIDLHQLQIETVSKMLIKLNPNINQELNEKVKKLKEYLFNLELEIKDYIENEAKIIDQL
- a CDS encoding DUF6364 family protein, with translation MNTKLTLSLDDKIIKQAKEFAKQRNKSLSKLIEDYLGGISSKIPSNEENLPPVTKKLAGILKGKKEIDIKNDIALFLEKKYK
- a CDS encoding type II toxin-antitoxin system VapC family toxin, with the protein product MIQNVYLDSDVIIDYLYAREPFFQESVELISLIENKKIKGYISSLIIWNIFYILAKYTNEKSARALIKEFKTIIEIIPIDEKIIDLALNSSIKDFEDSIQYFAAKSKKIKYIITRNKKDYPNGEIKPLSPKEFLTIFKE
- a CDS encoding CopG family ribbon-helix-helix protein; the encoded protein is MNQTVNISFEKALLKEIDKIAKREHRSRSELIREAARAYIEKKSKWQAIFDFGVKSSEKSNLTENDIFGEIKNVRRSKKAS
- a CDS encoding putative toxin-antitoxin system toxin component, PIN family; its protein translation is MLKVLLDTNIYISAILFNGKPKVVLQDLIDEIFIGFISNEIIDEIEETLSKPKFKLPNDFIQFTISEIRSSTTIIKNKPLKDYLNLRDRDDFHILETAFSADVDFLITGDKDLLTLEKIKEFRIITPDEYLRIKEELS